Proteins found in one Plasmodium knowlesi strain H genome assembly, chromosome: 12 genomic segment:
- a CDS encoding crossover junction endonuclease MUS81, putative, with product MVNRKSCRNYSIHPENVIYYDYFNNLRRRAGAQGCTNLVISFKKIMGSILRYPLPIKNSLEAYKLKGVGKRFSYYFEKALSKSTQEKIRNSMHNECVNSNEDSSHIYSHINKVITSVDRFLKELDSKAYNLKRIGEESDDNIMRNMKEIRNDYSNSDYNEGETKRRKRKGGKEKKVSTHFSDPVGGSNFANRAYRADKADEEDAFHAFDVPDASDCANHTVSHESNRGEVSYPAVNEMYSSPQLSTSPYTYKSSTNIKGYTIISGSSINYDNSFLGDEETSAAKGGPPNEQEKKKRLTSKNKESKRTYEMKLNDFENRILSFLDKNEHLYEDCSLSMEEITIGFLKYYRKCEKIYLSKLRRLIKLELLEKVDIWENKASGGASRKKCVLDDVYDTPSSFAPSNALSASSMSNSKRGKMKIINKVRLTVKGKEFLRREQLNEGDQKKEEDQKKGEDLKKEEDLKTEEGLKAEEDLKTEEDLKTKEDLKTEEDLKTKEDLKTKEDLKTKEDLKTKEDLKTEEYGPHVNNLKTKEPAADASKREDKSTSKGDKENKLSDLDHRIEYEDSFKSAEYLSTKMNESDERTRREVTYSDGENNHPFVKSKVVPENIIFTIDGDTSDGQSHQLSGKEDSEKGRTKRSNTLGNVQIEKTHQCNVLYTETTSILSHNKQAEGVDVIDLFAEEGACDMGGNVSGGSVYSVESKTEGKRKWSASLDKGGELASVPKRRRKKNKGEKGLEEEEGNDNSKGNSKGERKSGQKSKRKANLDAKPNGDTETAEGEQVTYGPYEIVMVIDNRDISGTSQELNEKMKKIFQRNGVKYLTRNLPLGDIIWLCRRRVYNGGKSKRKRSRKNGKKENPWETPQNSYNHEWSVETGQMSNLRKSISHLSESYDQGREEQVAGDEEENAEYEEHVLKWIIERKTLNDLSASIIDGRYDEQKYRLMRSKETSHIIYLIENSNNSFRNYANVNRISYETLLNAQHSIQLISGFSILTSQSLSHTFFLLAEMHTEIVENIRLLCNIREDQPIIHNHQLEVYLRDNSSDWDQWNSYSKKSKNNLVKEVFGKQLRLINMCGPDATEIILSLWPTPMKLNEALNKYTHDGILAEKIKRIYLRGRDLVGKRRVKSPVDANLIAQLRQLYAPDSI from the exons ATGGTGAACAGGAAAAGTTGCAGAAATTATAGCATACATCCTGAAAATGTAATTTATTACGattattttaacaatttaaGAAGAAGGGCGGGAGCCCAGGGGTGTACCAATTTGGttatttcatttaaaaaaattatgggcTCCATTTTGAGGTACCCCTTGCCAATTAAAAATAGCCTGGAAGCCTATAAATTGAAGGGGGTTGGTAAGCGATTTTCTTACTATTTTGAAAAAGCCCTGTCGAAAAGTACTCAGGAAAAGATTCGTAATAGTATGCACAATGAGTGTGTCAATTCGAATGAGGATTCCTCTCACATATACTCCCACATCAATAAAGTTATCACAAGTGTGGACCGTTTTTTGAAGGAACTGGACAGTAAGGCTTATAATTTGAAGAGAATTGGGGAAGAGTCCGATGATAATATTATGAGGAACATGAAGGAGATAAGAAATGATTACTCGAACAGTGATTATAATGAAGGGGagacgaaaaggagaaagcgGAAAGgtggaaaggagaagaaagtaAGCACCCATTTCTCGGATCCGGTTGGTGGGTCTAATTTCGCTAACAGAGCTTACAGGGCTGACAAAGCTGACGAGGAGGATGCCTTTCATGCGTTTGATGTGCCTGATGCGTCTGATTGCGCTAATCATACCGTCAGTCATGAAAGCAATCGAGGAGAGGTCAGTTACCCTGCGGTCAATGAAATGTATAGCTCTCCGCAGTTGTCAACATCTCCTTACACGTACAAGAGCAGCACCAATATCAAAGGCTACACAATCATTTCGGGAAGCTCCATAAATTACGATAACTCCTTTTTGGGTGATGAGGAAACATCTGCCGCAAAAGGGGGTCCACCGAATGagcaggagaagaaaaagagattaactagcaaaaataaagaaagcaaaagaaCGTATGAAATGAAATTAAACGATTTTGAAAACAGAATCTTGTCTTTTCTGGACAAGAATGAACATTTGTATGAAGACTGTTCACTGAGCATGGAAGAAATAACAATTgggtttttaaaatattatcgaaaatgtgaaaaaatatatttaagcAAATTGCGTAGGCTCATAAAATTAGAATTGTTGGAGAAGGTAGACATTTGGGAAAATAAGGCAAGTGGTGGCGCTTCTAGAAAAAAGTGCGTCCTGGATGATGTGTACGACACACCCAGCAGTTTCGCGCCGTCGAATGCACTATCTGCGTCGAGCATGTCCAATTCTAAAAGgggtaaaatgaaaatcaTTAACAAGGTGAGGTTGACggtgaaggggaaggagttCCTGCGGAGGGAGCAGCTAAATGAAGGAGatcagaaaaaagaggaagatcagaaaaaaggggaagatctgaaaaaagaggaagatctGAAAACAGAGGAAGGTCTGAAAGCAGAGGAAGATCTGAAAACAGAGGAAGATCTGAAAACAAAGGAAGATCTGAAAACAGAGGAAGATCTGAAAACAAAGGAAGATCTGAAAACAAAGGAAGATCTGAAAACAAAGGAAGATCTGAAAACAAAGGAAGATCTGAAAACAGAGGAATATGGTCCCCACGTGAATAACCTCAAAACGAAGGAACCCGCCGCAGATGCATCAAAAAGAGAAGACAAATCTACTTCTAAGGGAgacaaagaaaataaattgagCGATTTAGACCATCGAATAGAATACGAGGACAGTTTCAAAAGCGCAGAATATTTATCGACAAAAATGAACGAGTCGGATGAACGGACAAGGAGGGAAGTTACCTACAGTGATGGTGAGAATAATCACCCGTTTGTGAAAAGCAAAGTCGTTCccgaaaatattatttttaccattGATGGGGATACATCGGATGGACAAAGTCATCAGCTGAGCGGTAAGGAGGACAGCGAAAAAGGCAGAACCAAGAGGTCAAATACCCTTGGTAATGTCCAAATAGAGAAAACCCACCAGTGCAACGTTCTCTACACAGAGACTACATCAATTTTGAGCCATAACAAACAAGCGGAAGGTGTTGACGTAATAGATTTGTTTGCAGAAGAAGGTGCATGTGATATGGGGGGAAATGTCTCTGGTGGAAGTGTTTACTCAGTTGAGAGTAAAACGGAGGGGAAGCGAAAATGGAGCGCCTCGCTTGATAAAGGAGGGGAGTTAGCAAGTGTaccaaaaagaagaagaaaaaaaaataaaggggagaaagggttggaggaagaggagggaaaTGACAACAGCAAGGGAAATTCCAAAGGAGAGCGTAAATCAGGCCAAAAATCAAAGCGAAAAGCTAACCTCGATGCAAAGCCTAATGGGGATACGGAGACCGCAGAAGGAGAACAAGTTACATACGGGCCGTACGAAATCGTTATGGTAATTGATAACAGAGACATATCAGGTACGAGTCAAGAGCTGaatgagaaaatgaaaaaaatattccaacGCAATGGAGTAAAATATTTAACTAGGAATTTACCCTTGGGTGATATCATCTGGTTGTGCAGGAGAAGGGTTTATAATGGTGGTAAgtcgaagagaaaaaggagcagaaaaaatgggaaaaaggaaaatccaTGGGAGACTCCACAGAATTCCTATAATCACGAATGGAGTGTCGAGACCGGTCAAATGAGCAACCTAAGAAAGAGCATCTCTCACTTGAGTGAAAGTTACGACCAAGGGAGGGAGGAGCAGGTGGCTGGagacgaagaggaaaatgctGAATATGAAGAACACGTATTAAAATGGATAATAGAGCGTAAAACATTGAATGATTTAAGTGCAAGTATAATTGATGGAAGGTATGATGAGCAAAAATATCGTCTCATGAGATCAAAGGAAACTTCACATATAATATACCTGATAGAAAACAGTAACAATTCCTTTAGAAATTATGCCAATGTAAATAGAATTTCTTATGAAACGCTTCTTAATGCTCAGCATAGTATTCAGTTGATTAGTGGGTTCTCCATATTGACTAGTCAAAGTTTGAGTcacactttctttttattggCTGAAATGCACACAGAGATTGTAGAAAATATTCGATTACTTTGTAACATAAGAGAAGACCAACCTATAATACACAATCATCAATTGGAGGTGTATTTACGAGATAATTCATCTGATTGGGATCAGTGGAATAGTTATTCTAAGAAGTCCAAGAACAATTTGGTGAAGGAAGTTTTTGGGAAACAGTTACGACTGATTAACATGTGTGGGCCTGATGCCACGGAGATTATTCTGTCTCTGTGGCCTACCCCCATGAAATTGAATGAGGCCCTAAATAAGTATACCCATGATGGTATTTTGGCCGAGAAGATCAAGAGGATTTACCTCAGGGGGCGTGACCTTGTGGGGAAACGGCGTGTCAAATCTCCCGTCGATGCAAAT CTCATTGCACAGCTGCGACAGCTCTATGCCCCGGACTCCATTTAA
- a CDS encoding transcription factor IIIb subunit, putative has translation MVGQFVPASGNKSFILSWGVRESRELSLQKGYINIQKIAEHLHLSTQHVESAQRIYLMALQRNFTMGRNNSYVAASCLYTICRREKSPVMLIDFSDILQTPVKPLGKTFLKLLRLLHISVPNIDPSLYLERFAHKLNLKNDIYKVTYTGIKLIQAMTRDWICTGRRPTGLCGAALLISTRMHGIFVHSNTIANIVRISNPTIIKRLSEFKNTSTAKMKVSDFDKIRLNDLPSNSLPPCVIASKRRKFREDMLRNNKAVSLCDSEEISSTVASAKCGKDSEQHLTNDTYSPNCNEDTFSLSNTINNTNADDVINADDAPNALSYNNLTLLDSRSSCNGMEDATTTECSVNGGGSTRGMGRTGELNSTISSCLPGGSILGGSQTGDDVENLTTNGINVEEICNENPEGNDLDELAKKIINTIDVEKQSSILKVNVSSLHMNNSHCDGSDSEEASEKEKIQFSHSNKQWRVKKENDQIDNPAIQSTVSIATINHLSHLESCLTTPMISPQKFIPSNGTYKNGKCTNGTCTNGTCTNGKCTNGSLSSVQSEKQNMSKAIQSHDNKNGALSKKVLHNDPEMGDRLDSLNNDPETTYSSTLKETFNSELSHLLNEVDDLNILEYANNAKENKLLHEPNDMHKDDVDHVSSIMSDFNYFFENNSNTVESQPPNATDIPSDASVEQFNESLSDFYDSEIENIILSEKERKRKMLIWDDMMKSYFPQYYKQFKKQKKKRSSYHTDLVGADKSKKKKKKEQEQEQNDHHPLDEQTTGESVIMALEKSDKSMSTKMNYDVLKSLFSS, from the exons ATG GTTGGACAATTCGTCCCCGCCAGTGGGAATAAATCCTTCATCCTCTCCTGGGGAGTGCGTGAGAGCAGAGAGTTATCATTGCAGAAGGGTTACATAAATATTCAGAAAATAGCGGAACATTTGCATTTATCGACACAACACGTAGAATCAGCACAGAGAATCTACCTGATGGCTCTTCAAAGGAACTTCACCATGGGAAGAAACAATTCATACGTTGCTGCGTCATGTCTGTATACTATATGTAGAAGGGAGAAATCTCCTGTAATGCTAATCGATTTTAGTGATATTCTACAAACCCCTGTCAAGCCATTAGGAAAAACCTTTCTCAAGTTATTGCGGTTGCTTCACATAAGTGTACCAAACATAGATCCTTCCTTATATTTAGAGCGCTTTGCTCATAagctaaatttaaaaaatgatatatataaagtTACATACACAGGGATAAAGCTTATTCAGGCCATGACAAGGGACTGGATTTGTACCGGAAGGAGGCCCACAGGATTATGTGGTGCTGCCCTCCTAATCTCTACAAGAATGCATGGAATTTTTGTTCACTCCAATACAATTGCGAATATAGTGAGGATATCCAACCCTACTATCATTAAGCGACTGTCTGAATTTAAGAACACTAGTACAGCTAAAATGAAGGTTTCCGATTTTGATAAAATTCGCTTGAACGATCTTCCGTCTAATTCACTACCTCCTTGTGTCATTGCTTCTAAGAGGAGGAAGTTCAGAGAGGACATGCTCAGAAATAATAAAGCAGTATCCCTTTGTGATAGCGAGGAGATTTCCAGCACTGTCGCAAGCGCCAAGTGTGGAAAGGATTCAGAACAACACCTGACGAATGATACCTATTCTCCGAACTGTAACGAAGACACCTTTTCTCTGTCCAACACGATAAACAACACAAATGCCGATGATGTGATCAATGCGGACGATGCCCCTAATGCATTGTCTTACAATAATTTAACTCTCCTGGATAGTCGCTCCTCGTGCAATGGTATGGAGGATGCCACTACCACAGAGTGCAGTGTAAATGGGGGGGGTAGTACCCGGGGAATGGGTCGCACTGGCGAGCTGAATAGCACCATAAGTAGCTGTCTTCCCGGTGGTAGTATACTTGGAGGAAGCCAAACGGGGGATGATGTAGAGAACCTAACGACCAACGGAATAAACGTAGAAGAAATCTGCAATGAAAACCCAGAGGGAAATGATTTAGATGAActagccaaaaaaattatcaacacGATAGATGTAGAAAAGCAGTCCAGCATCCTAAAAGTGAATGTTTCTTCCTTGCATATGAATAATTCGCATTGTGATGGAAGCGACTCCGAGGAGGCTagtgaaaaggagaaaattcaaTTTTCTCATAGTAACAAGCAATGGAGggtcaaaaaggagaatgacCAAATAGACAATCCCGCAATCCAATCGACTGTATCCATAGCCACCATAAATCATTTGTCCCATTTGGAATCCTGCCTGACCACCCCCATGATTAGTCCTCAaaagttcataccatcaaaTGGTACATACAAAAATGGTAAATGCACAAATGGTACATGCACAAATGGTACATGCACAAATGGTAAATGCACAAATGGAAGTTTATCGTCCGTGCAAAGTGAGAAACAGAATATGTCAAAGGCTATACAAAGTCATGATAATAAAAACGGTGCACTCTCCAAAAAGGTACTCCATAATGACCCCGAGATGGGTGACAGGCTAGACAGCCTAAACAACGATCCAGAAACGACCTACTCTAGCACACTTAAAGAAACCTTCAACTCAGAATTAAGTCACCTATTGAACGAAGTGGATGATCTTAACATTCTAGAGTATGCAAATAATGCAAAAGAGAATAAGCTACTCCATGAACCAAATGACATGCACAAGGATGATGTAGACCATGTTAGTAGTATCATGTCagattttaattattttttcgaaaataatTCTAACACAGTGGAAAGTCAACCGCCCAATGCCACAGACATCCCGTCAGATGCATCTGTGGAACAATTCAACGAATCGCTGTCCGACTTTTACGATAgcgaaattgaaaatattattttatctgaaaaagagagaaaacgaaaaatgcTAATATGGGATGACATGATGAAGAGTTATTTTCCTCAGTACTACAAGCAGTttaaaaaacagaagaagaaaaggtcTTCATACCATACTGACCTTGTGGGTGCTGataagagtaaaaaaaaaaaaaaaaaagaacaggaacaagaacaaaatgatcaTCACCCTTTGGATGAACAAACAACAGGAGAATCTGTAATAATGGCTTTAGAGAAATCAGACAAGAGCATGtcaacaaaaatgaattatgATGTGCTCAAGTCCCTTTTTTCGTCATGA